A section of the Triticum dicoccoides isolate Atlit2015 ecotype Zavitan chromosome 7A, WEW_v2.0, whole genome shotgun sequence genome encodes:
- the LOC119329164 gene encoding uncharacterized protein LOC119329164, translated as MDPIVNQGWTSSEVEEACSLIARLNTNKIMYDSNDDKNKKHNYIVKSLHALFSSKTMKQVTDLYIDLAVEMHMTQWREGTHVTSGSPQNIFTFCDPFNGNYELPMEENGASSTHSIYTMGDHANENFGVREEATIMDNNALSFGFPMENTGITVTGEAPLMADNNKMEVLENNISIDLLDQPVLAAHQWVFWTDEEHSMGGLVNENFEAQEDEDTTMDDNGFSFRCGLEDTRIRKTEEAPMMVDKNKMVVLENNTSVDRPVVAAHQQKFWTKEEHKSFLYGLEVYGRGDWKNISKHFVATKSPVQVSSHAQKFFKRIQKKASSGTKRYSINDVRLHDNELLAANNNSITRQALSFTGLNNDPSFKLQAPTSSLTVMNNQAQCSPSIYNQQVGHQQMWSEEQMMGSVAAVMDGVGNYVPDGQQGSAYFYLGNV; from the exons ATGGATCCAATAGTCAACCAGGGGTGGACCTCTTCCGAGGTAGAGGAGGCATGCTCACTCATTGCTAGGCTCaacaccaacaaaatcatgtaCGACAGTAACGATGACAAGAACAAGAAGCACAACTACATCGTGAAGTCTCTCCATGCATTGTTCTCTTCAAAGACCATGAAACAGGTAACAGATCTTTATATTGATCTCGCCGTGGAAATGCATATGACCCAATGGAGGGAGGGGACCCATGTTACTAGTGGTAGCCCGCAAAACATTTTCACCTTTTGTGACCCTTTCAACGGTAACTATGAGCTACCGATGGAGGAGAATGGTGCTAGCAGCACACACAGTATCTACACCATGGGCGACCATGCGAATGAAAACTTCGGTGTACGAGAGGAGGCAACAATCATGGACAATAATGCATTGTCCTTTGGTTTTCCTATGGAGAATACGGGGATCACGGTGACGGGTGAGGCACCGCTGATGGCAGACAATAACAAGATGGAGGTGTTGGAGAACAATATTTCCATagacctgttgg accaACCAGTTCTTGCCGCACATCAATGGGTTTTTTGGACCGACGAGGAACACAG CATGGGCGGCCTTGTTAATGAAAACTTTGAGGCACAAGAGGATGAGGATACAACCATGGATGATAATGGATTTTCATTTCGTTGCGGACTGGAGGATACAAGAATCCGGAAGACAGAGGAGGCTCCGATGATGGTAGACAAGAACAAGATGGTGGTCTTGGAGAACAATACTTCCGTTGATCGACCAGTTGTTGCCGCACATCAACAAAAGTTTTggaccaaagaggaacacaa GTCATTTCTTTATGGGCTGGAAGTCTATGGCCGTGGCGACTGGAAAAACATATCCAAGCACTTCGTCGCCACTAAGAGCCCTGTCCAAGTTTCAAGCCATGCACAAAAGTTTTTCAAGAGAATACAGAAAAAGGCATCGTCAGGGACAAAGCGTTACAGCATCAATGATGTCAGGCTCCATGATAATGAGCTATTGGCAGCAAATAATAATTctatcacccggcaagccctttctTTCACCGGCCTCAACAATGACCCAAGCTTTAAGTTGCAGGCTCCGACGAGCTCGTTAACAGTCATGAACAACCAAGCTCAGTGCTCCCCTTCCATATATAATCAACAAGTGGGTCATCAGCAAATGTGGAGTGAGGAGCAGATGATGGGTTCTGTTGCAGCTGTTATGGACGGGGTAGGAAATTATGTGCCAGATGGCCAACAAGGATCAGCTTATTTTTATCTTGGCAATGTATGA